A single window of Cytobacillus dafuensis DNA harbors:
- a CDS encoding sensor histidine kinase: MFISPEQLANKELSLLLLLCASSIILFFLIPIYKTSLVLFSSMLTLVFFSIIFVDIKSLYYGELLYLYIAIEAAFFVQRHSFYIILGVYTIFSVITLFIHDSLTIESVLAVGFMSALLYLLWRKIGERAELFFVHNEVILEYRQLKRKALENESMARLEERTRISREIHDSVGHKLTAVLMQLEMMSMEVNDPRLVTIKKEVRDSLEEIRLAVRTLNQDEAAGLTSVLQLIRKLETESHISINFTTKHGILSAKLSNDQSIVLYRVLQEALTNAMRYAASREVMVTLGRTAVGHFHINIQNRINNAQPFQPGFGLQNMRERLDEIGGSVQAYQTEGFFIVDASFPLKGDGL; this comes from the coding sequence TTGTTTATATCTCCTGAACAATTAGCTAATAAGGAATTATCCTTGTTATTATTGCTTTGTGCAAGTTCGATTATTCTCTTTTTTCTTATTCCTATCTATAAAACTAGTTTGGTTCTCTTTTCATCGATGCTCACCCTTGTATTTTTTTCTATTATTTTTGTGGACATAAAGAGTTTGTATTATGGAGAATTGCTCTATCTATACATAGCTATAGAAGCGGCATTTTTTGTTCAACGACATTCCTTTTACATCATACTTGGTGTATATACGATTTTTTCAGTTATCACTCTTTTTATTCATGATAGCTTGACGATTGAATCGGTTCTGGCAGTTGGCTTCATGAGTGCTCTTCTTTATTTGTTATGGAGGAAAATTGGAGAGCGCGCGGAATTATTTTTTGTACATAATGAGGTTATTTTAGAATATCGACAGCTTAAGAGGAAGGCTCTTGAAAATGAAAGTATGGCTCGGTTGGAAGAACGGACTCGGATTTCGCGTGAGATTCATGATTCAGTTGGTCATAAATTAACAGCGGTGCTAATGCAGCTTGAAATGATGTCAATGGAGGTTAATGATCCGCGGTTAGTAACCATTAAGAAAGAGGTGCGCGATAGTTTAGAAGAAATAAGACTAGCTGTTCGTACATTGAACCAAGACGAAGCGGCAGGACTTACTTCCGTCCTCCAGCTTATTCGAAAGCTTGAAACGGAGAGTCATATTTCTATTAACTTCACAACGAAACATGGCATTTTGTCTGCAAAGCTATCAAATGATCAAAGTATTGTTTTATACCGTGTGCTTCAAGAAGCGCTTACGAATGCAATGCGTTATGCTGCTTCACGTGAGGTCATGGTTACTCTTGGAAGAACGGCTGTTGGTCATTTTCATATAAATATTCAAAATCGCATTAATAACGCTCAACCTTTTCAGCCGGGGTTTGGCTTGCAAAATATGAGAGAGCGGCTGGATGAAATCGGGGGTAGCGTGCAGGCATATCAAACGGAGGGGTTTTTTATTGTTGATGCATCTTTTCCATTGAAGGGAGATGGCTTATAA
- a CDS encoding DUF6773 family protein — protein sequence MSWFRKRKKVVDERIRNTQNKIYREIYMLIMVICLLSIAAKMYILGLEAKQIMTELIILFVSGIYYTVRAASLGIFSDEVEIHDRNSKVPLSSKNVYFVLSFGLIISIFFGVRSAMIYGEGYLNSIFIFVLVLFSSLMINVPFFLVVIVGSFSAAKSASLKASEKDLDDE from the coding sequence ATGAGTTGGTTTCGAAAAAGAAAAAAAGTGGTGGATGAACGTATTAGGAACACCCAAAACAAAATTTACAGAGAAATTTATATGCTGATTATGGTCATTTGCTTACTTTCCATAGCCGCTAAGATGTATATATTAGGGTTGGAAGCCAAACAAATTATGACTGAGCTTATCATTTTATTTGTTTCGGGTATTTACTACACTGTGCGGGCAGCAAGCTTAGGCATTTTTTCAGACGAAGTTGAAATCCATGATCGAAATAGTAAGGTCCCGTTGAGTTCTAAAAATGTATATTTTGTTCTTAGTTTTGGATTAATTATTAGTATTTTCTTTGGGGTGCGAAGTGCAATGATTTATGGGGAAGGATATTTAAATAGCATTTTTATCTTTGTGTTAGTCCTTTTTTCCTCCCTTATGATTAATGTTCCGTTTTTTCTCGTCGTGATTGTAGGTTCCTTTTCTGCAGCAAAGAGTGCCAGCCTAAAAGCATCTGAGAAAGACTTAGATGATGAGTAA
- a CDS encoding ABC transporter permease produces MFTAFLKKQLLVFIRNPEVIITQLVMPLVLITILGFALGGLFEGEKSPIEVKVAYVSHGNEEDDTEEFKTFLQKSRLAPEAIAGIEEQMDTLLPLKILREDVLENEKLKEFVLVKEVEPEKLAELKKNKDYAVIIEVPEKFTYHFLMSVFFPSEPTSEKPELKLYQNEARELATQLVTDIIEEFQHQYTLQTALAKKGIPMNPEMKQPAESEVSIQSISAVKSVSAIAYYTIGISMMFVLYVASMAGTFAFAEKESNVYTRFILSGASRTSYLMGTFISAIIIAFIQLLLLFGFSFLAYGVKWDDLSSFLAITICIAIAVGGFAALVTSLNYRFHSQTFSNFFSSIIVTIFALLGGTFVPVKDLSETVAEIGKFTPNGAAMNAYLNIYQGYGIETVIPQLVTLCICGIVLAVIGVFIFPKEVRQ; encoded by the coding sequence GTGTTTACCGCTTTCTTGAAAAAGCAGTTACTCGTTTTTATACGAAACCCTGAGGTAATCATCACTCAACTTGTCATGCCTCTGGTGCTTATTACGATTTTGGGATTTGCATTAGGAGGATTGTTTGAGGGAGAGAAGTCGCCAATTGAAGTGAAGGTGGCTTATGTTTCTCATGGAAACGAAGAGGATGACACAGAGGAATTTAAAACCTTCCTGCAAAAAAGTCGGCTAGCTCCTGAAGCCATCGCAGGGATTGAAGAACAAATGGATACGTTGCTGCCATTAAAAATATTAAGAGAAGACGTTCTTGAAAATGAGAAATTGAAAGAATTTGTTCTTGTTAAGGAAGTTGAACCTGAAAAATTGGCTGAGTTAAAGAAGAATAAAGACTATGCAGTGATCATTGAAGTGCCAGAGAAGTTCACTTATCATTTTCTAATGTCTGTCTTTTTCCCATCTGAGCCGACATCTGAAAAACCCGAATTGAAGCTTTATCAAAATGAAGCTCGCGAGCTTGCCACCCAATTGGTTACCGATATTATAGAGGAATTCCAACATCAATATACACTTCAAACAGCTTTAGCAAAAAAAGGTATACCGATGAATCCGGAGATGAAGCAACCAGCTGAATCTGAGGTATCCATTCAGAGTATATCTGCTGTTAAATCTGTTTCAGCCATTGCGTATTACACAATTGGTATTAGTATGATGTTCGTTCTCTATGTTGCATCCATGGCCGGTACATTTGCTTTTGCAGAGAAAGAATCAAATGTTTATACACGATTTATCCTTTCAGGAGCATCTAGAACCTCTTATTTAATGGGTACATTTATATCAGCTATTATCATTGCTTTTATCCAGTTATTGCTCCTATTTGGGTTTTCATTTCTTGCATACGGTGTAAAATGGGATGACTTATCCAGCTTCTTGGCCATTACGATTTGTATTGCCATAGCGGTTGGAGGCTTCGCAGCTCTTGTCACATCATTAAATTATCGCTTTCATTCTCAAACTTTTTCAAATTTCTTTTCATCTATTATCGTAACCATTTTTGCTTTATTGGGCGGAACCTTCGTCCCTGTCAAAGATTTGTCTGAAACAGTTGCAGAAATTGGAAAATTTACACCAAATGGAGCAGCGATGAATGCCTATTTAAACATATATCAAGGCTATGGAATTGAAACAGTGATTCCTCAGCTAGTGACGCTCTGCATCTGTGGAATTGTGTTAGCTGTTATTGGTGTGTTCATTTTCCCGAAAGAGGTGAGACAGTAA
- a CDS encoding ABC transporter permease: protein MGGLLLAKMQRFLRKPWTFIIMVLFTLVFAYFMGGNNGTQTIPIAAEGENEISSSLLEQLNTSDELVFQSVTEEELRNQVQGNEVDAGILQNNKGYRILYTVESPNVTLIEQKLTQIVAEQNERQHLLGTGEENGLSEKQVDQLLIQVEEEPLFQIGMETFHGGESVVIDSRLQGIFGFSLFFVIYTISTLVAELFEERQMGIRDRLILSPVRKWEMYSANLIYSFVLGYVQIVLIFLVFRFAAKVDFYGGFGETLVALIPYVFSIVALSMFLTGFVKSIRQFNALIPLISVSLAMLGGAYWPLEIVSSPFLLALSNISPISYGMEILKGVTIYQLPFSELLFPISMLLLIGVVLMGLGINGMERR, encoded by the coding sequence ATGGGTGGTTTACTATTAGCAAAAATGCAGCGATTTCTTCGTAAACCATGGACCTTTATCATCATGGTGCTCTTTACACTCGTATTTGCATATTTTATGGGTGGTAACAATGGAACACAAACCATTCCAATTGCTGCGGAAGGTGAAAATGAAATCTCGTCTTCATTGCTAGAGCAATTAAACACTTCAGATGAACTTGTTTTTCAGTCTGTTACTGAGGAGGAGCTGCGGAATCAGGTGCAAGGGAATGAGGTGGACGCAGGGATACTCCAAAATAACAAGGGTTATAGAATTCTTTATACGGTAGAATCACCCAATGTCACTTTGATCGAACAGAAGCTCACCCAAATCGTTGCAGAACAAAATGAAAGACAACATCTTCTTGGTACTGGAGAGGAAAATGGATTATCGGAAAAACAGGTGGATCAACTATTGATACAAGTGGAAGAAGAACCACTATTTCAAATTGGGATGGAAACCTTCCATGGAGGGGAATCCGTTGTTATTGACAGTCGATTACAAGGGATTTTCGGCTTCTCACTTTTTTTCGTCATCTATACGATTTCGACCCTGGTTGCTGAATTATTTGAGGAAAGACAAATGGGAATCCGTGACCGGCTAATATTATCCCCGGTTCGAAAATGGGAAATGTATAGTGCAAATTTAATTTACAGCTTTGTTCTAGGCTATGTACAAATTGTTCTCATTTTTCTTGTATTCCGTTTTGCGGCAAAGGTTGACTTTTATGGAGGATTTGGAGAGACCTTGGTTGCTCTCATTCCTTATGTATTTTCGATTGTCGCTCTATCTATGTTTCTTACTGGTTTTGTGAAAAGCATTCGTCAGTTTAATGCGCTTATTCCGCTCATTTCGGTTAGTCTAGCCATGCTAGGTGGAGCTTACTGGCCACTTGAAATTGTCTCTTCACCTTTCCTACTTGCATTATCAAATATTTCGCCTATTTCCTATGGGATGGAAATTTTAAAGGGTGTTACCATTTATCAGCTGCCATTTTCTGAGCTGTTATTTCCAATAAGCATGCTGCTTCTAATTGGTGTGGTTTTAATGGGATTGGGGATTAACGGAATGGAGCGGCGCTGA
- a CDS encoding TetR family transcriptional regulator — MMNKKEKIVHAAIEVFKEKGIEKTKISDIVKLAGIAQGTFYLYFPSKLSVMPAIAEVMVEKEMAAVKAQVDESASFSTQLTQVVDAIFSFTSDYRELQALVYAGLASTEHIKEWETVYQPFYSWISQFLQEAKISGVIRHSINVERTSKLFIGLVESAAEQIYLYDSKQDGNADTQKLEVMDFLKRGLGIRE, encoded by the coding sequence ATCATGAATAAAAAAGAAAAAATTGTTCATGCAGCCATTGAGGTTTTTAAGGAAAAAGGCATTGAAAAGACGAAGATTTCGGATATTGTGAAATTGGCTGGAATTGCGCAAGGAACCTTCTATTTGTATTTTCCGTCTAAATTGTCTGTTATGCCGGCAATAGCAGAAGTAATGGTTGAAAAAGAAATGGCAGCGGTAAAAGCTCAAGTAGATGAAAGTGCATCTTTTTCAACACAGCTTACACAGGTGGTTGACGCCATTTTTTCTTTTACCAGTGATTATCGGGAACTTCAGGCTCTTGTATATGCAGGACTTGCTTCAACTGAGCATATAAAAGAATGGGAAACCGTTTATCAGCCTTTTTATTCGTGGATCAGCCAGTTTTTACAAGAAGCAAAGATTTCAGGTGTTATTCGTCATTCCATTAATGTTGAACGCACTTCTAAGCTATTCATTGGTCTTGTTGAATCAGCGGCAGAGCAAATATATTTATATGATTCCAAGCAAGATGGGAATGCGGATACTCAAAAATTAGAAGTGATGGATTTCTTAAAGCGTGGGCTTGGGATTAGGGAATAA
- a CDS encoding helix-turn-helix transcriptional regulator has product MKNLKLKVARVEKDLSQEELANIVGVSRQTIGLIEKGKYNPSLNLCISICKALNKTLDELFWEEEEE; this is encoded by the coding sequence ATGAAGAATTTGAAACTAAAAGTAGCAAGAGTTGAAAAGGATTTGTCGCAGGAGGAATTAGCGAATATTGTAGGAGTGTCGAGACAAACGATCGGGCTCATTGAAAAAGGAAAATACAACCCTAGCTTGAATTTATGTATTTCTATTTGTAAGGCTCTTAATAAAACACTTGATGAGTTATTTTGGGAAGAGGAAGAAGAGTGA
- a CDS encoding VOC family protein yields the protein MLNKVCVLTIRVPNLQESVDFYSNILGFKVSKYYGAKIVSLEHDEIPIVLEESEDAYQNPKQNVLLGLISADLDKDISHLKSKGVKILFDEARPCPPGRYNIIEDPAGNQIEVVEFSN from the coding sequence ATGTTAAATAAAGTTTGTGTGCTTACCATTCGTGTTCCAAATCTGCAGGAATCCGTTGATTTTTATTCAAATATTTTAGGTTTCAAGGTTTCAAAGTATTATGGTGCTAAGATTGTCAGTCTAGAGCATGATGAAATACCAATTGTGTTAGAGGAAAGTGAAGATGCTTATCAGAATCCGAAACAGAATGTGTTGCTAGGTTTAATATCAGCTGACCTTGATAAGGATATTAGCCATTTGAAATCAAAAGGAGTAAAAATTTTGTTTGATGAGGCAAGACCATGCCCGCCTGGCCGCTACAATATTATTGAGGACCCTGCTGGAAACCAGATCGAAGTAGTAGAGTTCTCCAATTAA
- a CDS encoding DMT family transporter, with product MGWLLVLIAAASEIAGAIGLKLYSQQKSLKNGLLYIGGFGASFVFLYASFNYLQVSIAYAVWIGIGTAGAVLLNMLLFGESKNRGRIISLGLIIIGVVGLKALS from the coding sequence ATGGGCTGGTTACTGGTTTTAATTGCTGCTGCTAGTGAAATTGCTGGTGCGATTGGTTTGAAATTGTACAGTCAGCAAAAATCGCTAAAAAACGGCCTTCTATATATAGGTGGATTTGGTGCCTCATTTGTTTTTTTATATGCATCCTTCAATTATTTGCAGGTCAGTATCGCCTATGCAGTTTGGATTGGTATCGGTACAGCAGGTGCAGTTTTATTAAACATGCTTCTTTTTGGCGAATCCAAAAACAGGGGTCGAATTATAAGTTTGGGATTAATTATTATTGGCGTAGTAGGTTTGAAGGCTTTGTCGTAG
- a CDS encoding helix-turn-helix transcriptional regulator, with protein MDKDLLNAVEEAIEYMKNHLEADITSEDLAAKYGYSTYHFLRAFKEVTGVTPRHFLSALRIEASKQMLTRPSNSILKSLLSIGYKSIGSYSSRFKQYVGQSPKRFKLEYEFLYQFINLYKDKKSYQMISKTSASITCHIKAPPTFKGLVFVGLFPRPIPDQKPVLGTVLHNEGTCKFDHVPNGTYYILAAAIHWSTNPMDYFILDKALRGIFDQPIEVRKDTIAEVEILLRDPQPFDPPILINLPMLLFDRDKK; from the coding sequence ATGGACAAGGATCTTTTGAATGCTGTCGAAGAAGCGATTGAATATATGAAAAATCATTTAGAAGCAGATATTACATCTGAGGATCTAGCTGCTAAGTATGGCTACAGTACCTATCATTTCTTGAGAGCTTTTAAGGAAGTGACAGGCGTAACTCCGCGGCACTTTTTATCGGCATTACGGATTGAAGCTAGTAAGCAAATGTTAACAAGACCCTCTAACTCGATCCTTAAATCCTTACTAAGTATTGGCTATAAAAGTATAGGCTCCTATAGCTCTAGATTTAAACAATATGTAGGGCAATCACCAAAGAGATTCAAGTTAGAATACGAGTTTTTATACCAATTTATTAATCTTTACAAAGATAAGAAAAGCTATCAAATGATATCGAAAACATCTGCATCTATTACTTGTCATATTAAAGCACCTCCAACATTTAAAGGCTTAGTATTTGTAGGATTATTCCCTCGCCCTATTCCAGACCAAAAGCCAGTTTTAGGTACAGTACTACATAATGAAGGGACATGTAAATTTGATCATGTTCCTAATGGCACGTATTATATTTTAGCTGCAGCAATACATTGGAGTACAAATCCTATGGATTATTTCATACTCGATAAAGCATTACGTGGAATTTTCGATCAGCCGATAGAGGTTAGGAAAGACACAATTGCTGAAGTCGAAATACTATTAAGAGACCCACAACCATTTGATCCGCCTATATTAATTAATTTGCCTATGCTTCTTTTTGATAGAGACAAAAAGTAA
- a CDS encoding VOC family protein, whose translation MVYEVTFQIRVGDIDKGQKWYTTLLNREPDFIPHEGFAEWELIPGCWLQVAEGTHLVGSGPIRLGVDSMEKERERLMKELEVEFFQIFEREGVPAKWGTFLDPWGNQVGFFEYLDENEKLERIQSILGSLSKGTI comes from the coding sequence TTGGTATATGAGGTAACATTCCAAATTCGAGTAGGAGATATTGATAAGGGCCAAAAATGGTACACAACGCTGTTAAATAGGGAGCCAGATTTCATTCCACATGAAGGCTTTGCGGAATGGGAGCTGATTCCTGGCTGTTGGCTGCAAGTGGCTGAAGGGACTCACTTAGTGGGAAGTGGGCCGATCCGACTAGGTGTGGATAGTATGGAAAAAGAAAGAGAAAGATTAATGAAAGAATTAGAAGTAGAGTTCTTTCAAATATTCGAAAGAGAAGGCGTTCCTGCAAAATGGGGGACATTTCTTGATCCGTGGGGAAACCAAGTAGGCTTTTTCGAGTATTTGGATGAGAATGAAAAGCTTGAAAGGATTCAATCGATCCTTGGATCACTCTCAAAAGGTACAATATAA
- the fosM gene encoding FosM family fosfomycin resistance protein produces MAVKGINHFLFSVSNLEKSIEFYKNVFDARLLVKGRSTAYFDLNGLWLALNMEKDIPRNEIAQSNTHIAFSIDEEDYDEMYDKLRKLNVNILSGRPRDEKDKKSIYFTDPDGHKFEFHTGTLQDRLDYYKHEKSHMEFF; encoded by the coding sequence TTGGCAGTAAAAGGTATAAACCATTTTTTATTCTCTGTTTCCAATCTGGAAAAGTCTATCGAATTTTATAAAAATGTTTTTGATGCAAGGCTGTTAGTTAAAGGAAGAAGCACGGCTTATTTTGATCTCAATGGTCTATGGCTTGCATTGAATATGGAAAAGGACATTCCTCGTAACGAAATAGCTCAATCCAATACACATATTGCTTTTTCAATTGATGAAGAGGATTACGATGAGATGTATGACAAACTAAGAAAATTAAACGTTAATATTCTTTCAGGCCGTCCAAGAGATGAAAAAGATAAGAAATCCATTTATTTTACCGATCCTGATGGACATAAATTTGAATTTCATACGGGTACTTTGCAGGATCGCTTGGATTATTATAAACATGAAAAGAGTCATATGGAGTTTTTCTAA
- a CDS encoding ABC transporter ATP-binding protein, which yields MLEAIDITKQFKKKKVVDGLNMYIESGETVGLLGPNGAGKSTTISMISSLVPPTSGDVRFHKQSILKNPQELRRVLGVVPQEIALYNDLTAKENLLFFGRIHHMSGKQLQKKVDEVLELIGLSEQKKVITKHFSGGMKRRLNIGASLMHDPEMIIMDEPTVGIDPQSRNHILETVKRLNQEIGMSILYTSHYMEEVEFICDRIYIMDQGRIIAAGTKDEIKSILSAEKTLIIKVEQPNEKFVQSIRQEAIVKEVQSSGNMITIVIPKEVNLFARLFQLAEGTETTIQSIEAQTPTLEDVFLHLTGRALRN from the coding sequence ATGCTTGAAGCGATTGATATTACAAAACAATTTAAGAAAAAGAAAGTTGTTGATGGGCTGAACATGTATATCGAGAGTGGGGAGACGGTTGGGCTATTAGGTCCGAATGGGGCAGGAAAGTCGACGACCATTTCGATGATTTCATCGCTCGTTCCTCCAACTTCTGGTGATGTGCGGTTTCACAAGCAAAGTATTTTGAAGAATCCGCAGGAGCTTCGCCGTGTGCTCGGAGTCGTGCCACAGGAAATAGCTTTATACAATGATTTAACCGCAAAGGAAAATTTGCTTTTTTTTGGCCGAATACATCATATGTCAGGTAAGCAGCTTCAGAAAAAGGTGGATGAAGTGCTGGAGTTAATTGGCCTATCTGAACAAAAAAAGGTGATCACGAAGCATTTTTCTGGAGGAATGAAGCGCAGATTGAATATTGGTGCGAGCTTAATGCATGACCCTGAAATGATCATTATGGATGAACCGACGGTAGGAATCGATCCCCAGTCCCGTAATCATATTTTAGAAACAGTGAAGCGGTTAAATCAAGAGATTGGGATGTCCATTCTGTATACGAGTCACTATATGGAAGAGGTCGAATTCATATGTGATCGTATTTATATTATGGATCAAGGTCGAATCATTGCTGCAGGGACAAAGGATGAAATCAAAAGCATTCTATCAGCGGAAAAAACGCTAATCATCAAAGTTGAACAGCCAAATGAAAAATTTGTCCAAAGTATCAGGCAGGAAGCGATCGTGAAGGAAGTCCAAAGCTCTGGAAATATGATTACTATTGTCATTCCTAAAGAAGTAAACCTGTTTGCTCGTCTTTTTCAGTTAGCAGAAGGGACGGAAACGACGATCCAGTCCATTGAGGCACAAACCCCAACCCTTGAAGATGTATTTTTGCATCTTACTGGTCGGGCGCTACGGAATTAG
- a CDS encoding SRPBCC family protein, whose amino-acid sequence MQIHHQTYIKANPEKVYRTLITAEGWNAWFTDHTSLYLNENGEGKITFSWSSYGVKKENIEDGGDILTAIPNKLFVFQWSPGEGKTTVKFELEQVKEGTLLLLEETGYTTSSKDLSACIGCATGWGEAMTLLKMYLEYGIVCKDDYRF is encoded by the coding sequence ATGCAGATTCATCATCAAACATATATAAAGGCCAATCCAGAAAAGGTATATCGAACATTAATAACTGCAGAAGGATGGAATGCCTGGTTTACAGATCATACTTCCTTATACTTGAATGAAAATGGGGAAGGAAAAATAACTTTTAGCTGGTCTAGCTATGGAGTGAAGAAGGAGAATATAGAAGACGGCGGAGATATTTTAACAGCCATTCCAAATAAATTATTTGTTTTTCAATGGTCTCCAGGCGAAGGCAAAACAACGGTTAAATTTGAATTAGAGCAAGTTAAGGAAGGAACGCTTTTATTATTGGAGGAGACAGGATACACGACTTCCTCTAAAGATCTATCTGCTTGTATAGGATGTGCAACAGGATGGGGAGAAGCGATGACATTATTAAAAATGTATCTTGAATATGGGATTGTCTGTAAAGACGATTATAGATTTTAA
- a CDS encoding response regulator transcription factor, with the protein MKKILLVEDQVIVRQGIKMMIEQEKSLQVVAEAGDGMEAISKMELHAIDCVVMDIRMPVMNGIEAARIMKQRWPHVKILMLTTFNDDEYALQSLKDGVNGFLLKTAEREELIKAILSCIDGGMPLNQEVTAKVMPRLLLQKKKEAADIPLTPRELAIARCVGNEMTNKEIADELHLSIGTVKNHITAILQKLELRDRTQLAIFAVKNDLSE; encoded by the coding sequence ATGAAAAAAATTCTGCTAGTAGAAGATCAGGTTATTGTTCGCCAAGGGATAAAAATGATGATTGAGCAGGAAAAAAGCTTACAGGTAGTGGCAGAAGCTGGAGATGGAATGGAAGCTATATCGAAAATGGAACTTCATGCTATTGACTGTGTTGTGATGGATATACGGATGCCGGTCATGAATGGAATTGAAGCTGCACGCATCATGAAACAGAGATGGCCTCATGTAAAAATTTTAATGCTGACCACCTTTAATGATGATGAGTATGCCCTTCAGTCTTTAAAAGATGGGGTCAATGGATTTTTGTTAAAAACGGCGGAGCGTGAAGAATTGATTAAGGCGATTTTAAGCTGCATAGATGGAGGTATGCCACTCAATCAAGAAGTAACAGCAAAGGTTATGCCGCGATTGCTTTTACAAAAAAAGAAGGAAGCAGCGGATATTCCTTTAACACCAAGAGAATTAGCGATAGCCCGATGTGTCGGTAATGAGATGACGAATAAGGAAATTGCAGATGAATTGCATTTATCGATTGGAACAGTAAAAAATCATATTACCGCCATTTTACAAAAACTTGAATTGCGTGACCGTACACAGCTGGCAATCTTTGCAGTGAAGAATGATTTATCTGAATAA
- a CDS encoding DMT family transporter, translated as MKDKAWFYVFLTCFFELIWVYGFNVANSWWHWVIIIGIILIDFHFLPKACENLPTGTVYAVFAGVGTIGTVLMDVFLFGESFSLGKVLFIVILIVGVIGLNIADNKEEKEAV; from the coding sequence ATGAAAGATAAAGCTTGGTTTTATGTTTTTCTAACGTGTTTTTTTGAGTTAATTTGGGTGTATGGATTTAATGTCGCAAATAGCTGGTGGCATTGGGTGATTATTATCGGAATTATCCTTATTGATTTTCACTTTCTTCCTAAAGCATGTGAAAACCTTCCTACTGGAACGGTATATGCTGTTTTTGCTGGGGTTGGTACAATCGGAACAGTGCTAATGGATGTATTCCTTTTCGGAGAAAGCTTTAGCTTGGGGAAAGTTTTGTTTATAGTCATTTTAATTGTTGGCGTAATTGGGTTAAATATTGCTGATAACAAAGAAGAAAAGGAGGCCGTTTAA